One part of the Phaenicophaeus curvirostris isolate KB17595 chromosome 2, BPBGC_Pcur_1.0, whole genome shotgun sequence genome encodes these proteins:
- the SANBR gene encoding SANT and BTB domain regulator of class switch recombination isoform X2, which yields MVIHVCDEAKNLKEDFVCPRDLLISEMKYFAEYLSVDAQRWEEVDISVHCDVHIFDWLIRYVKRNSKGSEANEMPILEPSNVISILISSEFLKMDSLVEKCIHYCHENMNAIVATPCNMNCINANLVTHIADLFTHNEVEELKDKRDKFKSKLFCKKIERLFDPEYQNPDSRGNAATLYRCCLCKKLLTKETERRIPCVPGKINIDQHGNIVYVHIRDKTWEVHEYLIGLHEELKSWRDVYWRLWGTVNWLTCSKCNQSFLCTEYSHCQYHSQPVLYPGVASALGSTGTGVYPCCNQKVLRFDPTSLPKGCKVRDHTVNVPSGNEDGDVLPSQTTKILNDLLHHRDVIVVPFTKDENSDSGIGLCDEEGIECDVLVEPNTPWGPKTGEINAFLSLKNWTLQLKQQSLLSEEEEYTTGSEVTEDEVGDEEEVCKKPAGRKEKSKKSRKHPMKVVSSPSVQKKEKPSDKSSSRDASPFIVSMQQNKWDASRSLRFNQDAQREDDQRRMSEITGHLIKMRLGDLDRVKSKDSKEYAGGIYSRLEAQIRASAQVNARQNSTEKNARSKSRFGQGRPT from the exons ATGGTGATCCATGTGTGCGATGAAGCAAAAAACCTCAAAGAAGATTTTGTGTGTCCTCGAGACCTTTtgatttcagaaatgaaatactTCGCTGAATATCTGTCAGTGGATGCCCAGCGCTGGGAAGAGGTGGACATTTCAGTGCACTGCGACGTTCACATCTTTGACTGGCTAATAAGATATGTTAAAAGGAACAGTAAAGGTTCTGAAGCTAATGAAATGCCCATTTTAG AACCGTCAAATGTCATATcaattcttatttcttctgaGTTTTTGAAGATGGATTCATTA gtagaaaaatgcattcattATTGTCACGAAAATATGAATGCTATCGTAGCCACACCATGTAACATGAATTGTATCAATGCTAATCTTGTTACACACATTGCTGATCTCTTCACGCACAATGAAGTGGAAGAGCTGAAGGACAAAAGAGACAAATTcaagag TAAACTTTTCTGCAAGAAGATTGAGAGACTGTTTGATCCAGAGTACCAAAATCCAGATTCTCGAGGAAATGCAGCAACATTGTACAG GTGTTGTTTATGTAAAAAGCTGCTAActaaagaaactgaaagaagaatTCCTTGTGTACCTGGAAAAATCAACATAGATCAACATGGGAATATTGTATATGTTCATATAAG agacaaAACTTGGGAAGTCCACGAGTACTTAATTGGCCTTCACGAGGAACTGAAATCTTGGCGGGATGTTTATTGGCGTCTTTGGGGGACTGTCAATTGGTTGACCTGCTCAAAATGTAACCAG TCTTTCCTGTGTACGGAATATTCCCATTGCCAGTACCATTCGCAGCCAGTTCTTTATCCAGGTGTAGCAAGCGCTCTGGGCTCAACAGGGACAGGAGTATATCCCTGTTGTAACCAAAAAGTGCTTCGATTTGATCCTACTAGCCTCCCAAAG GGATGCAAAGTGAGGGATCACACGGTTAATGTACCTTCAGGAAATGAAGATGGGGATGTTTTACCATCTCAAACTACTAAAATACTGAATGATCTGCTTCATCATAGAGATGTTATAGTTGTTCCCTTCACTAAGGATGAGAATAG cGATTCTGGTATTGGGCTCTGTGATGAAGAAGGCATTGAATGTGATGTGCTTGTAGAACCAAATACGCCATGGGGTCCCAAAACTGGAGAAATCAATGCT tttctttctctgaagaacTGGACTTTACAGCTG AAACAGCAGTCATTGTTATCCGAGGAAGAGGAGTATACCACTGGCTCAGAGGTCACTGAGGATGAAGTGGGGGATGAAGAAGAAGTATGCAAGAAACCAG cagggagaaaggagaaatcaAAGAAATCCCGCAAGCACCCAATGAAAGTAGTTTCTTCACCTAGTGttcagaaaaaggagaagcCATCTGACAAG TCGAGTTCCCGAGACGCGTCTCCATTCAT TGTGAGTATGCAGCAGAACAAATGGGATGCCTCCAGATCACTAAGATTCAACCAAGATGCTCAAAGAGAAGATG ATCAGAGAAGAATGTCTGAGATTACAGGGCACTTAATAAAAATGAGACTGGGAGACCTTGATCGAGTCAAGTCAAAAGACAGCAAAGAA TATGCAGGAGGCATTTATTCTAGACTTGAAGCTCAGATAAGAGCCTCAGCGCAGGTCAATGCACGACAAAACAGCACTGAGAAGAATGCCAG GTCAAAATCCCGTTTTGGTCAAGGCCGTCCAACGTAA
- the SANBR gene encoding SANT and BTB domain regulator of class switch recombination isoform X1, with translation MSRGVSENNNFPYDNNQTVLDMILCSLIGVPQPINWDSVARLVPGYTSKECAKRFDELKSSGSSPVDNHYNPLMAAGGSPVESLATYIKSSLLDTQTEFQEPAIGQDSITITGRPGTTSTKNCSSEPQKDPVHKGGESTDESQGPNMVIHVCDEAKNLKEDFVCPRDLLISEMKYFAEYLSVDAQRWEEVDISVHCDVHIFDWLIRYVKRNSKGSEANEMPILEPSNVISILISSEFLKMDSLVEKCIHYCHENMNAIVATPCNMNCINANLVTHIADLFTHNEVEELKDKRDKFKSKLFCKKIERLFDPEYQNPDSRGNAATLYRCCLCKKLLTKETERRIPCVPGKINIDQHGNIVYVHIRDKTWEVHEYLIGLHEELKSWRDVYWRLWGTVNWLTCSKCNQSFLCTEYSHCQYHSQPVLYPGVASALGSTGTGVYPCCNQKVLRFDPTSLPKGCKVRDHTVNVPSGNEDGDVLPSQTTKILNDLLHHRDVIVVPFTKDENSDSGIGLCDEEGIECDVLVEPNTPWGPKTGEINAFLSLKNWTLQLKQQSLLSEEEEYTTGSEVTEDEVGDEEEVCKKPAGRKEKSKKSRKHPMKVVSSPSVQKKEKPSDKSSSRDASPFIVSMQQNKWDASRSLRFNQDAQREDDQRRMSEITGHLIKMRLGDLDRVKSKDSKEYAGGIYSRLEAQIRASAQVNARQNSTEKNARSKSRFGQGRPT, from the exons ATGAGTCGTGGAGTTTCAGAAAACAATAACTTTCCGTATGACAACAATCAAACAGTTTTGGATATGATCCTGTGTTCCCTAATTGGTGTTCCTCAGCCTATCAACTGGGACAGTGTGGCAAGGCTAGTTCCAGGATATACATCCAAAGAG TGTGCAAAAAGGTTTGATGAGCTAAAAAGCAGTGGAAGTTCACCTGTTGACAACCATTATAATCCCCTGATGGCTGCTGGTGGGAGTCCTGTGGAATCTTTAGCTACGTACATCAAATCCTCCTTGCTCGATACACAGACAGAGTTTCAGGAGCCTGCTATTGGGCAGGATTCCATTACTATAACTG GAAGGCCCGGCACAACCTCCACCAAGAATTGTTCTTCAGAACCTCAGAAAGATCCTGTGCATAAAGGTGGAGAAAGCACTGATGAAAGCCAGGG GCCAAATATGGTGATCCATGTGTGCGATGAAGCAAAAAACCTCAAAGAAGATTTTGTGTGTCCTCGAGACCTTTtgatttcagaaatgaaatactTCGCTGAATATCTGTCAGTGGATGCCCAGCGCTGGGAAGAGGTGGACATTTCAGTGCACTGCGACGTTCACATCTTTGACTGGCTAATAAGATATGTTAAAAGGAACAGTAAAGGTTCTGAAGCTAATGAAATGCCCATTTTAG AACCGTCAAATGTCATATcaattcttatttcttctgaGTTTTTGAAGATGGATTCATTA gtagaaaaatgcattcattATTGTCACGAAAATATGAATGCTATCGTAGCCACACCATGTAACATGAATTGTATCAATGCTAATCTTGTTACACACATTGCTGATCTCTTCACGCACAATGAAGTGGAAGAGCTGAAGGACAAAAGAGACAAATTcaagag TAAACTTTTCTGCAAGAAGATTGAGAGACTGTTTGATCCAGAGTACCAAAATCCAGATTCTCGAGGAAATGCAGCAACATTGTACAG GTGTTGTTTATGTAAAAAGCTGCTAActaaagaaactgaaagaagaatTCCTTGTGTACCTGGAAAAATCAACATAGATCAACATGGGAATATTGTATATGTTCATATAAG agacaaAACTTGGGAAGTCCACGAGTACTTAATTGGCCTTCACGAGGAACTGAAATCTTGGCGGGATGTTTATTGGCGTCTTTGGGGGACTGTCAATTGGTTGACCTGCTCAAAATGTAACCAG TCTTTCCTGTGTACGGAATATTCCCATTGCCAGTACCATTCGCAGCCAGTTCTTTATCCAGGTGTAGCAAGCGCTCTGGGCTCAACAGGGACAGGAGTATATCCCTGTTGTAACCAAAAAGTGCTTCGATTTGATCCTACTAGCCTCCCAAAG GGATGCAAAGTGAGGGATCACACGGTTAATGTACCTTCAGGAAATGAAGATGGGGATGTTTTACCATCTCAAACTACTAAAATACTGAATGATCTGCTTCATCATAGAGATGTTATAGTTGTTCCCTTCACTAAGGATGAGAATAG cGATTCTGGTATTGGGCTCTGTGATGAAGAAGGCATTGAATGTGATGTGCTTGTAGAACCAAATACGCCATGGGGTCCCAAAACTGGAGAAATCAATGCT tttctttctctgaagaacTGGACTTTACAGCTG AAACAGCAGTCATTGTTATCCGAGGAAGAGGAGTATACCACTGGCTCAGAGGTCACTGAGGATGAAGTGGGGGATGAAGAAGAAGTATGCAAGAAACCAG cagggagaaaggagaaatcaAAGAAATCCCGCAAGCACCCAATGAAAGTAGTTTCTTCACCTAGTGttcagaaaaaggagaagcCATCTGACAAG TCGAGTTCCCGAGACGCGTCTCCATTCAT TGTGAGTATGCAGCAGAACAAATGGGATGCCTCCAGATCACTAAGATTCAACCAAGATGCTCAAAGAGAAGATG ATCAGAGAAGAATGTCTGAGATTACAGGGCACTTAATAAAAATGAGACTGGGAGACCTTGATCGAGTCAAGTCAAAAGACAGCAAAGAA TATGCAGGAGGCATTTATTCTAGACTTGAAGCTCAGATAAGAGCCTCAGCGCAGGTCAATGCACGACAAAACAGCACTGAGAAGAATGCCAG GTCAAAATCCCGTTTTGGTCAAGGCCGTCCAACGTAA
- the PEX13 gene encoding peroxisome biogenesis factor 13 yields the protein MASQPPPPKPWENRRLPGAAATTAFKSADLGDNLLTRPGQPTVVRIPPPILPRPSQQTGSSSLSTFRPAYSSSFSPGYGSYGTSFYGSYSPYSYGYGAYGGLGYNRFRIDDIPPSRFVQQAEESSRGAFQSIESIVHAFASVSMMMDATFSAVYNSFRAVLDVANHFSRLKVHFTKVFSAFALVRTIRYLYHRLQQLLGLRQSSENEDLWAESEGTVARARFEDKMANSAKSWPIFLFFAVIMGGPYLIWKLLSTYSDEETVSSNWASGDDDHVVGRAEYDFNALSEEEISFRAGDILKLAPKEQQPKIRGWLLASYDGQTKGLVPANYIKILGKRRGRKTVDLERITERQPALSSTSVRGPTAAVTLEEQEAAFDSVFAGSNKVPVASDSTVVSGEKQEL from the exons ATGGCGtcgcagccgccgccgcccaaGCCCTGGGAGAACCGGCGGCTGCCGGGCGCCGCGGCGACCACCGCCTTCAA GTCTGCTGACTTGGGTGACAACCTGCTGACCAGGCCTGGACAACCCACAGTTGTACGAATACCGCCGCCTATTTTGCCAAGACCGTCACAGCAAACGGGAAGCAGTAGTCTGAGTACTTTCAGGCCAGCGTATAGcagttctttttctccaggctatgGTTCATATGGAACCTCGTTTTATGGAAGCTATAGTCCTTACAGTTACGGATATGGTGCATATGGTGGTTTGGGTTATAACCGGTTCCGTATTGATGATATTCCTCCCAGCAGGTTTGTTCAGCAGGCTGAAGAGAGCAGCAGAGGTGCATTTCAGTCCATTGAAAGTATCGTGCATGCATTTGCCTCAGTTAGCATGATGATGGATGCTACCTTTTCAGCTGTGTACAACAGTTTCAGAGCTGTGTTGGATGTAGCCAATCACTTCTCTCGCCTCAAAGTACACTTCACAAAGGtgttttcagcttttgctttagTGAGAACTATAAGGTATCTCTACCACCGTCTACAACAATTATTAGGCCTGCGGCAGAGCTCTGAGAATGAAGATTTGTGGGCTGAAAGTGAGGGAACAGTGGCTCGTGCTCGCTTTGAAGACAAGATGGCTAACTCTGCAAAATCATGGcctattttcttgttctttgctGTTATAATGGGAGGTCCCTACCTGATTTGGAAACTACTTTCCACATACAGTGACGAAGAAACAG TATCTAGTAACTGGGCCAGTGGAGATGATGATCATGTAGTTGGAAGAGCAGAATATGATTTCAATGCTCTCtcagaagaagaaatttctttccGTGCTGGTGACATCCTAAAATTAGCACCCAAAG aacaGCAACCCAAAATCCGTGGTTGGCTTTTGGCTAGTTACGACGGCCAAACAAAAGGACTTGTGCCGGCTAATTACATCAAAATCCTGGGCAAAAGAAGAGGTAGGAAAACGGTGGACCTGGAAAGGATTACAGAGCGACAGCCAGCCTTATCCAGCACATCTGTCAGAGGACCCACTGCTGCTGTGACTTTAGAGGAGCAGGAAGCTGCTTTTGATTCTGTTTTTGCTGGAAGTAACAAAGTTCCGGTTGCATCTGACTCCACTGTGGTTAGTGGAGAGAAACAGGAACTCTAA